From Cellulosimicrobium cellulans, the proteins below share one genomic window:
- a CDS encoding ROK family protein: protein MSDLSTAASLNGEAAAALAGRPGPAGAPRCDSPGAGTAVGLDIGGTKVLAAFLGPDGVARETLRLPTVRGPQGVVSSAARAVREVVRRAGAELAEVDGVGVGVPGLVDPEDGSVMHAVNLGIEGGRFALAEALSAELGGLPVQVDNDLNVAALGASHLRGDDGSDLAFLALGTGLAAGIVLGGELRRGVSGAAGEIGHIPIDPHGPECACGQRGCVEVYASGSAVSARWPSRHGRPAPAELFEAAAAGDPEAIRIKDEFASAVASAVRILELTVDVRHVVLGGGVSALGQPLLDAVRAALDAQSSTSPFLSSLRLAERVSLAPADVPVAAVGAALVGRRKVK, encoded by the coding sequence CCCCGGTCCCGCTGGCGCGCCGCGGTGCGACTCCCCGGGTGCCGGGACCGCGGTCGGTCTCGACATCGGCGGGACCAAGGTGCTCGCCGCGTTCCTCGGGCCTGACGGCGTCGCGCGGGAGACCCTGCGCCTGCCGACGGTGCGCGGGCCGCAGGGCGTCGTGTCCAGCGCGGCCCGAGCCGTCCGCGAGGTGGTGCGACGCGCGGGTGCGGAGCTCGCGGAGGTGGACGGTGTCGGCGTCGGCGTGCCGGGGCTGGTGGACCCGGAGGACGGCTCGGTCATGCACGCCGTCAACCTCGGCATCGAGGGCGGGCGCTTCGCGCTCGCCGAGGCGCTGTCGGCGGAGCTCGGCGGTCTCCCGGTCCAGGTCGACAACGACCTCAACGTCGCCGCGCTCGGTGCCTCGCACCTGCGCGGAGACGACGGGTCGGACCTCGCGTTCCTCGCGCTGGGCACCGGCCTCGCCGCCGGGATCGTGCTCGGTGGCGAGCTGCGCCGGGGTGTGAGCGGTGCGGCAGGGGAGATCGGTCACATCCCGATCGACCCGCACGGTCCCGAGTGCGCGTGCGGCCAGCGCGGGTGCGTCGAGGTCTACGCCTCCGGCTCCGCGGTGTCCGCCCGGTGGCCGTCGCGCCACGGCCGGCCCGCTCCCGCGGAGCTGTTCGAGGCGGCCGCCGCGGGCGACCCGGAGGCGATCCGGATCAAGGACGAGTTCGCGTCCGCCGTCGCCTCCGCGGTGCGGATCCTGGAGCTCACGGTCGACGTCCGGCACGTCGTCCTCGGCGGCGGTGTGTCCGCCCTGGGGCAGCCGCTCCTCGACGCCGTGCGCGCCGCGCTCGACGCGCAGTCGAGCACGTCCCCGTTCCTGTCCTCGTTGCGTCTCGCCGAGCGGGTCTCGCTCGCTCCGGCGGACGTACCCGTCGCCGCGGTGGGCGCTGCCCTCGTCGGCCGTCGAAAGGTGAAGTGA
- the nagB gene encoding glucosamine-6-phosphate deaminase, with translation MEVVIAPAERLAVLAADAIEEVVRSRPEAVLGLATGSSPLKVYDELARRHREDGLSFAGVRAFMLDEYVGLPAEHPERYRNVIETEIASRVDFAPGAVQGPDGNAEDLVAACAAYEESIAGAGGVDLQILGIGTDGHIAFNEPGSSLASRTRIKTLTAQTREDNARFFGDDVDRVPRHCLTQGLATIMSARHLVLLATGKGKAEAVHQLVEGPISALWPATIMQMHPHATVLVDDAAASRLQLGDYYRQTYASKPDWQGL, from the coding sequence ATGGAGGTCGTGATCGCTCCTGCGGAGCGGTTGGCGGTGCTGGCTGCGGACGCGATCGAGGAGGTGGTGCGGTCGCGGCCGGAGGCGGTGCTGGGGCTGGCGACGGGTTCCTCGCCGCTGAAGGTGTACGACGAGCTGGCGCGCCGTCACCGTGAGGACGGGTTGTCGTTCGCGGGCGTGCGGGCGTTCATGCTCGACGAGTACGTGGGCCTGCCCGCGGAGCACCCCGAGCGGTACCGGAACGTGATCGAGACGGAGATCGCCTCGCGGGTGGACTTCGCCCCGGGCGCGGTGCAGGGCCCGGACGGGAACGCCGAGGACCTGGTCGCGGCGTGCGCGGCGTACGAGGAGTCGATCGCGGGGGCCGGGGGTGTGGACCTGCAGATCCTGGGGATCGGGACGGACGGGCACATCGCGTTCAACGAGCCGGGGTCGAGCCTGGCGTCGCGCACGCGGATCAAGACGTTGACGGCGCAGACGCGTGAGGACAACGCGCGGTTCTTCGGCGACGACGTGGACCGGGTGCCGCGGCACTGCCTGACGCAGGGGCTCGCGACGATCATGTCGGCGCGGCACCTGGTGCTGCTGGCGACGGGCAAGGGCAAGGCGGAGGCGGTGCACCAGCTCGTGGAGGGCCCGATCTCGGCGCTGTGGCCCGCGACGATCATGCAGATGCACCCGCACGCGACGGTGCTGGTCGACGACGCGGCGGCCTCGCGCCTGCAGCTCGGGGACTACTACCGCCAGACGTACGCGTCCAAGCCGGACTGGCAGGGCCTGTAG
- a CDS encoding DUF3039 domain-containing protein gives MIELRASTPPGGPEDPFRNPATEPTTGTSTGVLEREETREQTEPGDHERFAHYVRKEKIMESALSGKPVIALCGKVWVPGRDPKKFPVCPTCKEIYDGLRDPQDGEGDSGK, from the coding sequence ATGATCGAACTCCGTGCGAGCACGCCCCCCGGGGGTCCTGAGGACCCGTTCCGGAACCCCGCGACCGAGCCGACGACCGGCACGTCGACCGGGGTGCTCGAGCGCGAGGAGACGCGCGAGCAGACCGAGCCGGGCGACCACGAACGCTTCGCGCACTACGTGCGCAAGGAGAAGATCATGGAGTCCGCGCTCTCCGGCAAGCCGGTGATCGCGCTGTGCGGCAAGGTGTGGGTGCCCGGCCGCGACCCGAAGAAGTTCCCCGTGTGCCCCACGTGCAAGGAGATCTACGACGGTCTGCGCGACCCGCAGGACGGCGAGGGTGACTCCGGCAAGTGA